A stretch of DNA from Silvanigrella paludirubra:
AATAAGAATTATAATATTTGATTTTGTTAAAATAAATTTTAAATATAAGATATCCATATTTGAATAAAAAATGTAACTATATATTAAATGTGATATTAAAAATGATACTAGACCATGAATAAAAAATTTATTTTCGTTATAAGCTAAAAATATATCACCAAAGGCAGAAAACACTAATGAGATTGATAAAATAATAGAAATAGAGGGCGGGCAATTAAATAAAGAGAATAAGCTCAATAATAAAATACTTGTTCCTTTGATAAGCCATCTAAAATTTATTTTTGGGTATCTCATTGTGGTTAAATAAACAAATGATAAAAAAAGAGAGCTCCATATTAAATAATTATGTTTTAAAATCATAGGTCTTCTTTCTTTTAAAGGATTGAGAAATTTAAAAATTCACTTTACAACAAAAATGAAAAGAAAAAAATATTTTGTTTATAATTTGAATTATTATGTTATTAATGATTCGATTTATAATAACATTTTTTCGAAAGGATATTTTAATAATGTTGGATTTAAATTCTTTTAAAAAAATAATGGATTCTTTATTTATTTCCAAAGATTTTTATGAATTCAGTTTCGATAAAGAAATTCAAGCATCATTAGATTATTTGTCTTCTAATAATGCTTTGTTAAGTATCGAAAAGGATCCCTATTGGCCCAAATGGAATTCACCTTGGTGGCATATGTCTTTATTGCATGAAATGAATGAGACAAAAAAAATTCCAGAAAAAGTAATTTTAAAAATGATTATAGCATTAAATAATTTACCTATTCAGTATTTTCCCATTTACGAGGAAGAGTTACCTAAAAATATTAATAAAATAAGAGATACTTCTTGTCATTGTGCATTAGGAAATATGTATCAAATTATACATAAATATGGAATAGATGTTGATAAAGAGCTTCCTTGGATAAAGCCTTGGTTTTATAAATATCAAATGCAAGATGGTGGATTAAATTGTGATGAAAAAGCCTATCATCAAACAGATGAATGTCCCAGTTCCATGGTTGGCACAATTGCTGCTTTTGAAGCCATACTATTAAATCAAACTAGACCTAGAACATTAGAAGAAATAAAATTTTTGGATAAAGGAGGCGATTTTTTATTAGGAAGAAAACTTATGTTTGGTTCTAAAACAAAGTTTAATGCAGACGAAAAAGACAATGAGCAAAAATGGCTATTACCCTGTTTTCCTCGTTTTTATCATTATGATATTATAAGAGGGTTAAATGCTTTATTAAATTGGTCTTTGTTTTGTCATAAAGAAATTCCATTAGCAATTATAAGTCCTGTTATTTTAAATTTGGTCGAACGTTTTCCTGATGGATTCATTCGAAATTTAAGATTAAGTTATGAAGCTGAAGGTTCTTATTTATTTGATTATGAAAAAAAAGTAAATATTCGGACAGATGCTGAGCTGTTTCCTTTATTAAAAGAAACAAGTAAAATTGGAAATATTTCACCCTTTTTATCAAAGCAGTGGAATGAATGTAAATCAAAAATAAATCTTCTCTTAGATAAAAATTTAATTTTGAATTAAATATGAATTTTATTTCCAAAGATTGGGAAACGAGTCTCTAAGACCTGTTATAATAAACTCGATGGCAATGGCTGCAATTAAAATACCCATAATACGTCCCATAAGATTTAAGCCTGTTTTACCAAGTAAACGGAATAAATATTGACTAAATCTTAAACTTAAAGCGGTGACCCACATTACTAAGAGAATTGCTGCAATTAATAAGATAAAATAAGGGATATTATTTGCTTGAGTTGATTGCACAACTGTTGTTGATATTGCTCCTGGTCCGGCTAATAATGGCATTGCTAAAGGAACAATTGAGATATCATCTTTCAGTTTGCTTTCATCTTCTTCTTCATGTTTTATTTTTTCGGGGGAACCCATCATATGTTCAAGAGCAAACTTAAGAAGTAAAATTCCACCTGCGATTCTTAAGGCTGAAATAGAAATTCCGAATAAGTTTAATACTCCCATTCCTGTTAATGCAAAAACAAGTAGAATTGAGGAAGCTATGATCAGTGCCTTTCTTCTCGTTTTTTTGACATCGCTTGGGGTGAAACGTTCCGTAAGAAGAAGATAAACTG
This window harbors:
- a CDS encoding MarC family protein; the encoded protein is MDFITFLMDQNSAIGAAFKYFSVTFTSIFVMVDPFAAIPVYLLLTERFTPSDVKKTRRKALIIASSILLVFALTGMGVLNLFGISISALRIAGGILLLKFALEHMMGSPEKIKHEEEDESKLKDDISIVPLAMPLLAGPGAISTTVVQSTQANNIPYFILLIAAILLVMWVTALSLRFSQYLFRLLGKTGLNLMGRIMGILIAAIAIEFIITGLRDSFPNLWK
- a CDS encoding lysoplasmalogenase, which gives rise to MILKHNYLIWSSLFLSFVYLTTMRYPKINFRWLIKGTSILLLSLFSLFNCPPSISIILSISLVFSAFGDIFLAYNENKFFIHGLVSFLISHLIYSYIFYSNMDILYLKFILTKSNIIILILLILHSIIMIKILYPKLQNLKIPVLVYMTALMAMSVGTILSNYSNPYLITGALFFIASDSALAIQKFIKSFLGINSFIWITYYFAQIFILFSFLKV